The following proteins are encoded in a genomic region of Phaeodactylum tricornutum CCAP 1055/1 chromosome 1, whole genome shotgun sequence:
- a CDS encoding predicted protein, with amino-acid sequence MASVSGPSVSGKLTFPGPIGAKRRRMRSGGNASTVTNNSPGKTDGSESEPKTSGKCKGGTTIPIFLKKTYKMIDSCDPSIASWTEEGDMFIVKDPDVFATQVIPQYFDHNKFSSFARQLNFYGFRKMQSKPIRNSDFDTGTAKHVTFYNENFKRGRCDLLKKIQRSTRGGGNTTGQDSHRDVQNLRDQVAMLEQKMDEMSSQVEDRVRRLELEMLARLEQMMLAMQQQQTTQLHLQTATSVGSNSGSGSSNGTGNHMPAPSSNQLSWDNNGLSFPRGNSINSNVSSVTFQQPRQQQQPLQQMIHQSHQLNQLDNTGMAPPTLPPHPKQKQLPMNGFPGNMATPPERMNSLRGISTLSRGLSGLSRGASIESSASAVLMRNSWEDKFFSMLMLDSEQNGSSSNPHDSNVMPTPLAPGISSNANAQAPVTVSDRSADINGQLSAHHENNDDDLSSVSTSDMP; translated from the exons ATGGCATCTGTTTCCGGACCTTCTGTTTCTGGAAAGCTTACCTTCCCTGGACCGATAGGGGCGAAGCGTCGGCGAATGCGAAGTGGAGGTAATGCATCGACAGTAACGAACAACTCTCCAGGGAAAACCGACGGCTCGGAAAGCGAGCCTAAAACTTCGGGTAAATGTAAAGGGGGTACTACGATTCCAATTTTTCTGAAAA aGACGTACAAGATGATCGACAGTTGCGATCCATCGATTGCGTCATG GACAGAGGAGGGCGATATGTTTATTGTTAAGGATCCTGATGTTTTCGCAACGCAAGTGATCCCGCAATACTTTGACCACAACAAATTTTCAAGTTTTGCTCGCCAGCTCAACTTTTATGGGTTCCGCAAAATGCAATCGAAACCAATCAGAAACAGCGATTTTGACACAGGTACCGCTAAGCACGTCACTTTTTATAACGAAAACTTTAAGCGTGGTCGATGTGATCTGCTGAAGAAGATTCAGCGCTCGACTCGTGGAGGGGGGAACACGACGGGGCAAGACAGTCATCGTGATGTCCAAAATCTTCGTGATCAAGTTGCAATGCTCGAACAAAAGATGGACGAAATGAGCAGTCAGGTAGAAGATCGCGTACGTCGCCTCGAACTGGAAATGTTGGCTCGCCTGGAGCAGATGATGCTTGCtatgcagcagcaacagacCACACAGTTGCACCTTCAGACTGCGACTTCAGTTGGTTCAAACAGCGGATCTGGTAGTTCCAACGGTACTGGCAATCATATGCCTGCGCCTTCCAGCAATCAATTGAGCTGGGATAATAACGGGCTATCCTTTCCTCGCGGAAACTCTATCAACTCCAATGTGAGCTCAGTAACCTTCCAGCAACCGcggcaacagcagcagccacTCCAACAAATGATTCATCAGTCACATCAGTTAAACCAGTTGGACAACACCGGAATGGCTCCTCCGACCTTACCGCCTCATCCTAAGCAGAAGCAACTCCCAATGAATGGATTTCCTGGGAACATGGCCACTCCTCCGGAACGAATGAATTCTCTACGTGGAATTTCCACCTTGTCGCGTGGTCTTTCCGGATTGTCGCGTGGTGCGTCGATTGAATCTAGTGCTTCTGCTGTATTGATGCGCAACTCTTGGGAGGATAAGTTTTTTTCGATGCTCATGCTAGATAGCGAGCAAAATGGGAGTAGTTCGAACCCTCACGACTCTAACGTGATGCCAACTCCTCTTGCTCCCGGTATTTCGTCTAACGCAAATGCACAAGCACCTGTCACTGTTTCAGATAGATCGGCTGATATCAATGGACAGCTCTCGGCGCACCACGAGAACAACGACGATGATCTTAGTTCTGTATCGACTTCAGACATGCCATGA
- a CDS encoding predicted protein: MYESTLANSSTLATIDKINQSGQANDAYPEGGSGEKFDTSQPQAVAMPALQPAVDGNLPPQQVFVKSHIDPMGSPEMLGLEGQFQSIGFAQEGFDHNSSAHYNGGDSSGNASADNDDGEDDPMKLFVGQVPKAMSEEDVFPTFDSFGPLKDVAIIRDKHTGLHRGCAFVTYWSAADAERAQEALHDTFTFPGARRAAQVKPAEPSVPENKLFVGMLSRKATEVEIRELFEPFGEIREVYMIRNADGSSKCAAFLRYMKRGAAVQAIETLNNIYMMEGAARPLIVRFADNKHQRHQRQIRNIRRHEMIAAMGGGYATYPPHVQVQMGMPGHPGASPQYTVPVPPHYVEAAYGPPNGAPMPGHPYMYPPQQYAPTPAYIYPEHTSEETKPTNNRPREGPAGANLFVYHLPHDLTDADLATAFNPFGNVISAKVYVDKYSGESKGFGFVSYDSVIAAEAAIEQMNGFQIGNKRLKVQHKRVHGNHPNAPSLSDSQDPPEDLL; this comes from the exons ATGTACGAGAGTACCCTTGCGAATAGTAGCACTTTGGCCACCATTGACAAGATCAA TCAGAGTGGGCAAGCGAATGACGCATATCCGGAAGGCGGCTCGGGCGAGAAATTCGACACGAGCCAGCCACAGGCCGTCGCAATGCCGGCCCTCCAACCAGCAGTAGATGGTAATCTACCGCCCCAACAAGTCTTTGTGAAATCCCATATTGACCCTATGGGAAGCCCGGAAATGCTTGGCTTGGAAGGTCAGTTCCAGTCTATCGGATTCGCGCAAGAAGGATTCGATCACAATTCCAGCGCGCACTACAATGGTGGCGATAGTAGTGGCAATGCCAGCGCCGACAACGatgatggcgaagacgatCCCATGAAGCTTTTTGTTGGACAG GTTCCGAAGGCAATGAGCGAGGAGGATGTGTTTCCAACGTTTGATTCGTTCGGTCCGCTCAAAGATGTCGCTATCATTCGCGACAAGCACACTGGTTTGCACCGTGGGTGCGCGTTCGTCACCTACTGGTCGGCTGCCGACGCAGAACGCGCGCAAGAAGCGCTCCACGACACCTTTACCTTCCCCGGAGCGCGGAGAGCAGCACAAGTTAAACCTGCCGAACCATCCGTCCCCGAGAACAAACTCTTTGTGGGAATGCTTTCACGCAAGGCAACCGAAGTGGAAATTCGCGAGCTATTTGAACCGTTCGGTGAAATTCGAGAAGTATACATGATCCGCAATGCTGACGGATCTAGCAAGTGCGCAGCATTTTTGAGATACATGAAACGAGGCGCGGCTGTTCAAGCCATTGAAACTCTTAACAATATTTACATGATGGAAGGTGCAGCCAGGCCCCTCATCGTTCGATTTGCGGACAATAAACATCAGCGCCATCAGCGCCAGATACGAAACATCAGAAGACATGAAATGATTGCAGCAATGGGTGGCGGCTATGCAACATACCCCCCACATGTGCAGGTTCAGATGGGAATGCCCGGGCATCCCGGTGCTAGTCCACAGTACACTGTACCCGTACCTCCTCATTACGTTGAAGCTGCATACGGGCCACCGAACGGTGCCCCAATGCCAGGGCATCCGTACATGTACCCCCCTCAGCAATACGCTCCTACACCAGCATATATTTACCCAGAACACACGTCTGAAGAAACTAAACCGACCAATAACCGTCCGCGTGAAGGCCCCGCTGGAGCGAATTTATTTGTATATCATCTCCCTCATGATTTAACCGACGCCGATCTAGCAACAGCCTTCAATCCTTTCGGGAACGTTATTAGCGCCAAGGTGTATGTCGACAAATATTCAGGCGAAAGCAAGGGTTTCG GCTTTGTGTCGTATGACTCAGTTATTGCGGCAGAAGCAGCAATCGAGCAGATGAACGGATTTCAGATCGGCAACAAACGACTGAAGGTACAACATAAGCGTGTTCACGGAAACCATCCGAATGCTCCGTCCTTAAGCGATTCCCAAGACCCTCCCGAAGATTTGCTTTAA
- a CDS encoding predicted protein — MQVFFFLLLELSSVAGFTGLWSRSSGWRNQAHTSYSSWLRVVALSPDADGTTDQDDFSLLRNATNNKAPVRSNEIGNGRIDFNQLSEMKESIDIISVIESYNLDRFERKSDDRATALCPFHDDENPSLSIDRTRKMYKCFSCGAGGDAFRFVREYSKLKGQQMSFYEAVLEVSTKFGDGHVEGIGKSVQAESPELRQRKERTLYANAVAAAFYATCLTKPSAGGARQYLRQRGLTPEAVRTFALGFAPDFYYGANRSRKKWGEDSLVQHMQSLNFTVDELLEAGLATETKTTEEPVQKFSFGEDPLLEGAFTSKPTSTSCPFDSIIDRFRFRIVVPIMDKAGANVLGFGGRILPSIVEMPNAYNPPKYLNSPESLVFKKKCILFGHSLAKETVKQPKKSEHEQLANTLILVEGYMDVMSLWTIGVRNVVAAMGTAVTMDQLAIAAKSIRNGNLVLCLDNDSAGLLALERLCSNGLLSRIVSKYGTEISIALLPSGIKDPGEFIESKAEAASTTIADAFQTEVLSKSQDWIDWYLQQLLESYDSKAGRGRAGSFGDVFERVANFLANNMGPADRTKHACEIAVSLAKTTANEMGSDHASSAVQNQLESDLIDLSSRLAEKKRAIQRRTELVNSDGNVGSQKDALFALTRGSGPSADESDKLSSSASKGSDLLSVALNDVDLLDKFPAPSFERASLTRRKRTHDAAISRTLNKALTPHFSGFRFMYKSDSQWLGVDEDKLKGGELTLGYIKNTWRKKEKSIYFNSNDYHGHQFLTEDAMDAGYVNRNVRRDPSFVEKGVACLVYRDTELMLKTAEDNMLTTLVDCPSARTVLKNMLDARSATGSSNLVEWTNTEKEWLFSTLVYSSSSIPEGCTNRTELMRFLKRIPDCPPQAFIHTTVSANRNSNSKKDYTKSLPESSNEVIGGKEIYGRFDTYSKVGNGTLSLFFNGVRNDLDSAASLNVTRVNVLTQERWAAVLWASTAHQARQIREKLLSLSNAMEGRTATGIKNVRFAVSPEVTLSSDHPVEGDGNPCDSTRLRDLTIALQNKNRVLQTLSDSSKRLWTKLVDETLSDGIEGHVSASLQMDLSVRLDEYLNAFIDVPSQKVETTQKLETILSGLEDEEPYEDTLERIAKDWGEWADDDYLWTMDDAISKTNKKQVASPDLISAITEDEDDENVEDALQRISRDWAEWDE, encoded by the exons ATGCAAGTATTCTTCTTTCTCCTCCTGGAGCTTTCTTCTGTGGCGGGCTTCACTGGATTGTGGTCTCGATCTTCTGGCTGGAGAAACCAAGCTCACACTTCATATTCTTCTTGGCTGAGAGTCGTTGCTCTGTCCCCTGATGCCGACGGCACTACAGACCAAGATGATTTCAGTCTCCTTAGGAATGCTACAAATAATAAGGCACCGGTGAGAAGCAATGAAATAGGCAATGGACGGATAGACTTCAATCAATTGAGTGAGATGAAAGAGTCAATCGACATTATATCGGTCATTGAGTCATATAATCTAGATCGCTTCGAACGGAAATCCGACGATCGAGCTACAGCTCTTTGTCCCTTTCACGATGATGAGAATCCTTCCCTTTCGATTGATCGAACGAGAAAAATGTACAAGTGTTTTTCATGCGGAGCCGGGGGAGATGCTTTCCGTTTTGTTCGTGAATATAGTAAACTAAAAGGCCAGCAAATGTCGTTTTATGAGGCCGTTCTCGAAGTCAGCACGAAGTTTGGCGACGGCCATGTCGAAGGGATCGGAAAGTCTGTCCAAGCGGAAAGCCCCGAGCTTCGACAGCGCAAAGAACGCACACTGTACGCGAACGCCGTTGCGGCAGCATTCTACGCAACTTGCCTGACAAAGCCCTCCGCAGGAGGTGCCCGGCAGTACCTCCGGCAGCGCGGGTTGACTCCAGAAGCTGTTCGAACGTTCGCCTTGGGATTTGCTCCGGATTTCTATTACGGTGCCAACCGATCGCGAAAGAAATGGGGAGAGGATAGTTTGGTACAGCATATGCAAAGTCTTAACTTCACTGTAGATGAGCTTTTGGAAGCTGGATTAGCGACTGagacaaagacgacggaaGAACCTGTCCAAAAGTTTTCCTTTGGAGAAG ATCCATTACTAGAAGGCGCTTTTACTTCAAAACCAACAAGTACAAGTTGCCCTTTCGATTCAATCATCGATCggtttcgttttcgaatTGTTGTTCCGATAATGGACAAGGCGGGAGCGAACGTTTTGGGATTTGGAGGGCGCATCTTGCCTTCGATCGTAGAAATGCCCAACGCCTACAATCCTCCGAAGTACTTGAACAGTCCGGAGTCACTTGTTTTTAAGAAAAAGTGCATTCTATTTGGTCACAGTTTGGCTAAAGAGACTGTGAAGCAACCAAAAAAAAGCGAGCACGAGCAACTGGCGAACACTTTGATTCTTGTCGAAGGATATATGGATGTTATGTCTCTTTGGACAATCGGCGTTAGAAACGTGGTAGCAGCCATGGGAACCGCTGTCACTATGGACCAACTGGCTATCGCAGCAAAAAGCATTCGAAATGGAAACTTAGTGCTGTGTCTGGATAATGACAGCGCTGGATTATTGGCGCTCGAAAGGCTTTGTTCGAATGGATTACTTTCGCGGATCGTATCGAAGTACGGGACTGAGATTAGCATTGCTTTACTTCCAAGCGGAATCAAAGACCCAGGGGAGTTCATAGAATCCAAAGCTGAAGCGGCCTCAACAACCATTGCCGATGCCTTTCAAACCGAGGTACTTTCTAAATCGCAAGATTGGATTGACTGGTATTTGCAGCAATTGCTGGAGAGCTATGATTCCAAGGCCGGTAGAGGTAGGGCCGGTAGTTTCGGCGATGTTTTTGAACGTGTTGCAAATTTTTTGGCCAACAATATGGGTCCAGCGGATCGAACGAAACATGCGTGCGAAATTGCCGTGTCTCTTGCTAAGACAACTGCAAACGAAATGGGCTCTGATCACGCATCAAGCGCGGTCCAAAACCAGTTAGAGTCAGATCTTATTGATCTCTCTTCTCGTTTAGCGGAGAAAAAGAGAGCCATTCAGAGGCGGACTGAGTTGGTGAATTCAGATGGTAATGTAGGATCACAGAAAGATGCTCTTTTTGCGTTAACTAGAGGGAGCGGGCCAAGTGCGGATGAAAGTGATAAGCTTTCAAGTAGTGCGTCAAAAGGTAGCGATCTGCTTTCAGTTGCTCTAAACGACGTAGATTTGCTAGACAAGTTTCCCGCACCCTCTTTTGAAAGAGCATCTCTAACCAGGAGAAAACGGACACATGATGCGGCAATTTCCAGAACTCTGAACAAGGCTTTGACGCCACATTTCTCAGGTTTTCGGTTTATGTACAAGAGTGACTCACAGTGGCTGGGTGTCGATGAAGATAAG CTAAAAGGCGGCGAATTGACCTTGGGCTATATCAAGAATACCTGgcgaaagaaagaaaagagtATTTATTTCAATTCTAACGATTATCATGGCCATCAATTTCTCACTGAAGATGCTATGGACGCAGGTTATGTCAACCGCAATGTTAGACGTGACCCTTCGTTTGTCGAAAAGGGCGTCGCCTGTTTAGTCTACCGAGACACGGAGCTGATGCTGAAGACTGCAGAAGATAACATGCTGACTACGCTTGTGGACTGCCCATCAGCGCGCACAGTATTGAAGAATATGCTTGATGCACGCTCGGCTACTGGGTCCAGCAATCTAGTTGAGTGGACCAATACCGAAAAAGAATGGCTCTTTTCTACTTTGGTATattcctcttcttccatccCAGAAGGCTGCACCAATCGAACTGAATTGATGCGCTTTCTTAAACGTATTCCTGACTGTCCACCTCAGGCTTTTATCCATACCACGGTGTCCGCAAATCGCAACAGCAATTCAAAAAAGGACTATACCAAGAGTCTTCCTGAATCTTCAAATGAGGTGATTGGCGGGAAAGAAATTTATGGAAGATTTGATACCTACTCTAAAGTAGGGAACGGGACTTTATCCCTCTTCTTCAACGGAGTTCGAAACGATCTGGATAGCGCAGCCTCTTTGAACGTAACCCGAGTAAACGTTCTTACACAAGAGCGCTGGGCCGCTGTACTGTGGGCATCCACGGCACATCAAGCAAGACAAATTCGAGAAAAGTTGCTATCGCTCTCGAATGCTATGGAAGGTCGTACGGCGACTGGCATCAAAAACGTCCGTTTTGCTGTATCACCAGAAGTTACGCTCAGCTCAGACCATCCAGTAGAAGGCGACGGAAATCCTTGTGACTCAACAAGGCTCCGTGACCTCACCATTGCTCTGCAAAACAAGAATCGTGTTCTTCAAACACTTTCTGATTCTTCAAAGCGCCTTTGGACGAAGCTGGTTGATGAGACTCTGTCTGACGGTATAGAGGGACATGTTTCGGCATCCCTTCAAATGGACCTATCAGTCAGGTTAGACGAATATTTAAACGCATTCATCGACGTCCCTTCGCAGAAAGTGGAAACGACACAGAAACTGGAAACGATATTGTCGGGCTTAGAAGATGAAGAGCCTTACGAAGATACACTTGAGCGAATAGCGAAAGATTGGGGTGAATGGGCAGACGACGATTATTTATGGACAATGGATGACGCCATTAGCAAGACGAATAAAAAGCAGGTTGCTTCCCCAGACTTAATTTCAGCAATtaccgaagacgaagatgacgaaaaTGTGGAAGATGCACTACAAAGGATTTCTCGAGATTGGGCTGAGTGGGATGAGTGA
- a CDS encoding predicted protein has product MTVPTIPSRSATPKARGVPCPKRARGARGGNDSSIRSMKDPDDHVEGDEYDNVEIESAQEDDSTAPVKKERAKKQKNPSKWKHKHAKSCRSPISCRVDNKKTRAILDPGTECGIVGGDIWTVLEKVIGLEAQLGGALAGMGTCSLPLVNAVAAYDHSKEGTILIGAGNVGHDEQSTRTELLLNTHKIRKHSVIVSDTTIRDGGLQSIEVNGISIAFDFVYEKTVSFYLCKPTKRS; this is encoded by the coding sequence ATGACAGTtccgacgattccgtcaagATCCGCAACACCCAAGGCAAGGGGTGttccttgtccaaaaagGGCAAGAGGGGCAAGGGGAGGCAATGACTCCTCCATCCGGAGTATGAAGGATCCGGACGACCACGTCGAAGGTGATGAGTATGACAATGTCGAAATTGAGTCCGCTCAAGAGGATGATTCTACTGCACCTGTGAAGAAAGAACGGgcgaaaaagcagaagaaTCCGTCAAAGTGGAAGCACAAGCATGCCAAGTCTTGTCGAAGCCCTATCTCCTGCCGCGTAGACAACAAGAAAACAAGAGCTATCCTAGACCCAGGGACTGAGTGCGGCATTGTTGGTGGGGACATATGGACAGTTCTGGAAAAGGTGATTGGTCTAGAAGCCCAGCTAGGCGGAGCTTTAGCAGGGATGGGCACATGCAGTCTGCCACTGGTTAACGCGGTGGCTGCGTACGATCATTCTAAAGAAGGAACAATCCTAATTGGTGCCGGTAACGTGGGACATGATGAACAAAGCACCCGGACGGAGTTGTTGCTCAACACGCACAAGATACGAAAACACAGTGTCATTGTTTCGGACACAACCATCCGGGATGGAGGGcttcaaagcattgaagtCAACGGAATTTCCATTGCATTCGACTTTGTCTATGAGAAAACGGTTTCGTTTTACCTATGCAAACCGACCAAAAGGAGCTAG
- the RPN3 gene encoding regulatory proteasome non-atpase subunit 3 (26S proteasome regulatory non ATPase subunit, homolog to animal subunit), with amino-acid sequence MVEDTPMAEEDSLAKPENQDKVETAPSVPPLEASARRLERLLGGGAADKGQQLRAYTNPTKVIRRWLGTSSGSAADATAEDIKAAAAKLLDPAGACASGRELLVSGGEEGGEKKDSYLSAASAREVEAWLISVAVRHLWKGHKFQEAFDLAQKGIEIIMAHIDQASIHITSLSAGSTSSLFPLLSRMFRLRSLMAEALNDSNLTALLRADMSKAHNMAALRRDVDTQATILNSMLRDLLRSSQVEQAEKLLANSTFPETASNNQLCRYLYYSARIQALRLDYTASFSGLSQCLRKAPTNTGVGFRIAAQRLLVVVQMLMGDIPERHVFFTKGMKAELLPYLHITQAVRRGDLAVFTEVVSKYATRLQQDGTYTLISRLAHQVVKAGLRNLNVSYSRLSLEDVAHRLGLPSATSAEFVVAKAVRDGVLDATIHHEEGYVQSHDLVDVYATKEPALAFHRRIAYCLTTHNDAVRGMRYPPDAYKKQLEASRGNRRKRNDDKTDEEKAQELEEEYDEDY; translated from the exons ATGGTCGAAGATACCCCGATGGCGGAGGAGGATTCCTTGGCAAAGCCAGAAAATCAAGATAAAGTAGAAACCGCCCCAAGTGTTCCGCCACTCGAAGCTTCGGCCCGTCGTTTGGAACGCCTCTTAGGAGGAGGTGCCGCGGATAAGGGCCAACAGCTGCGCGCTTACACAAACCCGACCAAGGTCATTCGGCGATGGTTGGGAACATCATCGGGGTCCGCCGCAGACGCAACCGCCGAAGATATTAAAGCAGCCGCTGCCAAACTGTTGGACCCTGCAGGAGCCTGTGCTTCCGGGCGTGAACTTTTGGTTTCCGGCGGTGAAGAAGGGGGCGAGAAAAAGGATTCCTACTTATCCGCAGCTTCTGCGAGAGAAGTCGAAGCTTGGTTGATCTCGGTGGCGGTCCGACATTTGTGGAAAGGCCACAAATTCCAGGAAGCTTTTGATTTAGCTCAAAAGGGAATCGAGATCATTATGGCCCACATCGACCAAGCTTCAATTCATATTACCTCCCTCTCAGCGGGATCCACATCGTCGCTCTTTCCTTTATTGTCGCGGATGTTCCGCTTGCGCTCACTCATGGCAGAGGCTCTCAATGATTCCAACTTGACTGCCTTGCTACGTGCGGATATGTCCAAGGCTCACAACATGGCTGCCCTCCGTCGCGATGTTGATACTCAAGCAACGATTTTGAATAGTATGCTACGCGACTTGTTGCGTAGCTCGCAAG TGGAGCAAGCCGAAAAGCTATTAGCCAACTCTACATTTCCTGAGACGGCGTCGAACAATCAGCTGTGCCGTTATCTGTACTATAGTGCCAGGATCCAAGCGCTGCGTCTTGATTACACAGCGTCATTTTCCGGATTGAGTCAATGCCTTCGCAAGGCTCCCACCAACACTGGGGTCGGGTTCCGGATCGCGGCCCAGCGATTGTTGGTTGTCGTGCAGATGTTGATGGGTGATATCCCCGAGCGTCACGTCTTCTTTACCAAGGGTATGAAGGCTGAGCTGTTGCCCTACTTGCACATTACGCAGGCGGTTCGTCGGGGAGATTTGGCAGTCTTTACAGAGGTTGTTTCCAAGTACGCAACTCGTCTCCAACAAGACGGTACTTACACCCTCATTTCGCGTTTGGCCCACCAAGTCGTCAAAGCAGGTCTCCGAAATCTGAACGTGAGTTACAGTCGGTTGAGCTTGGAGGACGTGGCTCACCGTTTAGGCCTCCCCAGTGCTACATCGGCTGAATTCGTGGTAGCCAAGGCTGTCCGCGATGGTGTGCTAGACGCCACTATTCACCACGAGGAAGGATACGTACAAAGTCACGACCTGGTGGACGTTTACGCAACGAAAGAACCGGCACTAGCGTTTCATCGACGCATCGCCTACTGCTTGACAACCCACAATGATGCTGTTCGGGGAATGCGCTATCCGCCGGATGCTTACAAAAAGCAGTTAGAGGCGAGCCGTGGAAATCGGCGAAAGCGGAATGACGACAAGACAGATGAGGAGAAAGCGCAAGAACTTGAAGAAGAGTACGACGAAGACTACTAA
- a CDS encoding predicted protein, with protein MRRPRKVTPAVPAPAAATDSPADATSASEDEEFGGFDSSDGEEPLGTAPPLPASLDDEGDGKKTAKPLALSKNMSDKVSVIKKSVINPEPHLSKDSDGLDPIPWQDRVEQKALMVVLRDVICFPLSVAAAILNNGIKPSDDFRLLTKEDINDLCMRLKVGSMHTKQILVFAKWMHHTPNSVDVAKEFTASVLRFEMMTRAAALYDNVTTTAAKAEKSATSLLPEPFDGLQKKWLTFCYGFEAWAGASGSTFTCITHHLDWYLKANPTYYVV; from the coding sequence atgcgTCGTCCGAGGAAGGTCACTCCCGCTGTTCCGGCTCCTGCTGCAGCGACGGACTCACCGGCTGATGCCACGTCCGCATCCGAAGATGAGGAgttcggaggattcgactcctccgacggtGAGGAGCCTTTGGGCACCGCACCGCCATTGCCGGCATCTTTGGATGATGAAGGTgatggcaaaaagactgcaaagcctttggcTCTCAGCAAGAATATGTCTGACAAAGTCAGCGTGATCAAGAAAAGCGTCATCAACCCAGAGCCTCACTTGTCTAAAGACAGTGACGGTCTCGACCCCATTCCTTGGCAAGACCGTGTCGaacaaaaggccttgatggtTGTCCTCCGTGATGTCATCTGTTTTCCATTGTCAGTTGCAGCTGCAATATTAAACAATGGCATTAAACCATCTGATGATTTCCGTCTTCTCACAAAGGaggacatcaatgatctctgCATGCGGCTCAAAGTGGGCTCCATGCATACCAAGCAAATACTTGTCTTCGCAAAATGGATGCATCACACACCCAACTCAGTTGATGTTGCCAAAGAGTTCACAGCTTCCGTGCTACGCTTTGAGATGATGACTAGAGCTGCGGCATTGTATGATAATGTGACTACAACGGCTGCAAAGGCCGAAAAATCGGCTACTAGCCTCTTGCCTGAACCGTTTGACGGTTtgcagaaaaagtggctcACTTTTTGTTATGGTTTTGAAGCGTGGGCAGGCGCAAGTGGGTCCACTTTTACGTGCATCACGCATCATTTGGATTGGTATTTGAAAGCCAACCCAACCTATTACGTAGTATAA
- a CDS encoding predicted protein, translated as MESNRVDELRLQARKKFWIAAWNGISHLMDDVSDAWRGPNARSYRFEKDLIMEHVDPLYKGLFVSCLFFATFRITGSRWYAVNVLKEHLPTPSIEKSSKEGWKSYLDREAEKNLSKLMPEHLRQLPFDLFLSLVCGISSSIILSKPSKMQQDLARAPLLPGRSLIHQNICPELIRAYSAIDNNVFADNLEDETLQTFQKVTEACRIRTKFLQEMQHASREKSDDFVPYPGLKLTDSER; from the coding sequence ATGGAGTCAAATAGAGTGGACGAGCTTCGACTTCAGGCGCGGAAGAAATTCTGGATAGCCGCGTGGAATGGCATTTCACACCTCATGGACGACGTATCCGATGCTTGGAGAGGCCCGAACGCGCGGAGTTATAGATTTGAAAAGGACCTCATCATGGAGCATGTCGACCCTTTGTATAAGGGTCTCTTTGTTTCATGCCTGTTTTTCGCCACATTCCGAATAACTGGCAGCCGATGGTACGCAGTCAATGTACTGAAGGAACATCTCCCTACACCAAGCATCGAGAAGTCGTCCAAAGAAGGCTGGAAGAGCTATCTCGATcgagaagcagaaaagaatCTTTCCAAGTTAATGCCTGAACATTTACGTCAACTACCGTTCGATTTGTTTCTgagtcttgtttgcggtatATCATCCTCTATTATTCTATCAAAGCCTTCCAAAATGCAGCAGGATCTAGCTCGGGCACCGCTTCTTCCCGGCCGAAGTCTAATACATCAAAACATATGTCCCGAACTAATTCGAGCATATTCCGCTATCGACAATAACGTTTTTGCCGACAACCTAGAAGACGAGACATTGCAAACGTTTCAAAAGGTGACCGAGGCCTGTAGAATCCGTACAAAGTTTCTTCAAGAAATGCAGCATGCGTCAAGAGAGAAATCGGATGATTTTGTCCCTTATCCTGGCTTGAAAttaactgacagtgaacgttAG